One part of the Truepera radiovictrix DSM 17093 genome encodes these proteins:
- the lnt gene encoding apolipoprotein N-acyltransferase gives MLACGSLLSAAFPPLGLWPFVVSLGPVLLLSANAPRKRDAFWAGFFCAVGFFFLHLLWLPQSFAPYSGGLFWLLYPPLIAVLGCFWGIVTFAARALGGRGAGALWLLPALWVLMEWARTQGVFAFPWGALGYVWVGTPLVQLADLAGVYGVSLVTLVALALSVSPFAYRRPRATRGRRARQPVWRPRVGIAAALLGALALPVAGYGYGTHRLRTWDVAVDRRALLVQGSTDPYGRALELEGELELYTRLTREGVGEGPAPDLVVWPEGVTLELLASGLDLVHWGAQAVRDEIQAAAGGAPVITGGGAIDGREAFSASNSAFSLEGGNVTDRYDKVYLVPFGEFFPLIDVLTPVYRTVFGWFGYPLLQSRPPGQEIRPLTLQEVVAAAYICYESVFPQVPRTMVARGAEVLVNISNDAWFGFGGGAEQHFAMGTVRAIETRRHLLRAGNDGITAVVDPLGRVGARLPRGERGSLEVSYSAADVITPYVRFGDLLILVLGGYVALFSGARAVKAQASRTAVIVVRT, from the coding sequence GTGCTTGCCTGCGGCTCGCTCCTAAGCGCTGCCTTTCCCCCCCTCGGCCTCTGGCCCTTTGTGGTGTCGCTCGGCCCGGTACTCCTGCTTAGCGCGAACGCACCGCGCAAAAGAGATGCCTTTTGGGCGGGTTTTTTCTGCGCTGTAGGGTTTTTCTTCCTGCACCTGTTGTGGCTCCCGCAATCGTTTGCCCCCTATTCGGGGGGGTTGTTTTGGCTGCTCTACCCACCGCTGATCGCGGTGTTGGGGTGTTTTTGGGGGATCGTGACCTTCGCTGCTCGAGCCCTTGGTGGCCGCGGCGCGGGGGCGCTCTGGTTGCTCCCCGCGCTCTGGGTGCTGATGGAGTGGGCGCGTACGCAGGGTGTTTTCGCCTTTCCCTGGGGGGCGCTCGGCTACGTATGGGTGGGAACACCGCTCGTACAGCTCGCCGATCTCGCGGGGGTCTATGGTGTCAGCTTGGTGACCCTCGTCGCCCTCGCGCTGTCTGTATCCCCTTTCGCCTACAGGCGGCCCCGAGCCACGCGGGGGCGGCGCGCGAGGCAGCCGGTGTGGCGACCGCGCGTCGGGATAGCTGCGGCTCTCCTGGGCGCGCTCGCGCTCCCGGTTGCGGGCTACGGCTACGGCACCCACCGCCTGCGCACGTGGGACGTCGCGGTGGACCGCCGCGCGCTGCTCGTGCAGGGGAGCACCGATCCTTACGGTCGGGCGCTCGAGCTCGAAGGGGAGCTCGAGCTCTACACCCGTCTGACGCGCGAGGGCGTTGGGGAAGGTCCAGCCCCCGACCTCGTCGTCTGGCCTGAAGGTGTGACCTTAGAGCTTCTGGCGAGCGGTCTCGACCTGGTGCACTGGGGGGCGCAGGCGGTGCGCGACGAGATTCAGGCGGCTGCTGGCGGCGCGCCGGTGATCACCGGTGGGGGGGCGATCGACGGGCGCGAAGCGTTTAGCGCCTCGAACAGCGCCTTTAGCCTCGAGGGGGGCAACGTCACGGACCGCTACGACAAGGTCTACCTGGTGCCCTTCGGGGAGTTTTTCCCGCTGATCGACGTGCTCACCCCCGTCTACCGGACGGTTTTTGGCTGGTTCGGTTATCCGCTGCTGCAGAGCCGCCCGCCGGGGCAGGAGATCCGGCCGCTCACCCTGCAAGAGGTCGTGGCGGCAGCGTACATCTGTTACGAGTCGGTGTTCCCGCAGGTACCGCGCACGATGGTCGCTCGTGGTGCCGAGGTACTGGTCAACATCTCCAACGACGCGTGGTTCGGCTTCGGCGGCGGCGCGGAGCAGCACTTCGCCATGGGGACGGTGCGGGCGATCGAGACGCGGCGCCACCTGCTCCGCGCGGGTAACGATGGGATCACGGCGGTCGTCGATCCCCTCGGCCGGGTCGGCGCCCGGCTGCCCCGCGGCGAGCGGGGTTCTCTGGAGGTGAGCTACAGTGCAGCGGACGTCATCACCCCCTACGTCCGCTTCGGCGACCTGCTCATCCTCGTGTTAGGGGGGTATGTCGCCCTCTTCAGCGGTGCGCGCGCCGTCAAGGCCCAGGCGTCACGCACCGCCGTCATCGTCGTGCGCACTTAA
- a CDS encoding potassium channel family protein, with translation MGARHVTTPKGPGVKAKQFLVIGAGRFGSALATTLYEFGHEVVVVDRSEERVERIMDRVTHAVILDATDEEALAKLGLNTFDRVVVAIGNNLEASILSIVAAKNRGASYVISKATSEIAARVMLKVGADQVVRPEHDMGVRVAKTLATPSIVDAFPLGENYEVIEFQAQRNLCGKLRDLKLANRFGVEVIAVNRNGKLELRPGPDFVVSPGDNVVLIGETRALKRLRDHFARVSAA, from the coding sequence ATAGGCGCGCGACATGTCACGACCCCGAAAGGACCTGGAGTGAAAGCAAAGCAGTTTCTGGTGATCGGCGCGGGCCGTTTCGGCTCAGCCCTCGCGACGACCCTCTACGAGTTCGGTCACGAGGTCGTCGTCGTCGACCGCAGCGAGGAGCGCGTCGAGCGGATCATGGACCGCGTGACGCACGCGGTCATCCTGGACGCCACCGACGAGGAGGCGTTGGCCAAGCTCGGCCTCAACACCTTCGATAGGGTCGTCGTGGCGATCGGCAACAACCTCGAGGCGAGCATCCTCAGCATCGTCGCCGCCAAAAACCGCGGGGCGAGCTACGTCATCTCCAAAGCGACGAGCGAGATCGCCGCCCGCGTCATGCTCAAGGTGGGCGCCGACCAGGTCGTTCGCCCGGAGCACGACATGGGCGTGCGCGTCGCCAAGACGCTCGCGACCCCGAGCATCGTCGACGCCTTTCCGCTCGGCGAAAACTACGAGGTCATCGAGTTTCAAGCGCAGCGCAACCTCTGCGGCAAACTCAGAGACCTCAAGCTCGCCAACCGCTTCGGCGTCGAGGTCATCGCCGTTAACCGCAACGGCAAGCTCGAGCTAAGACCCGGCCCCGACTTCGTCGTCTCACCCGGCGACAACGTGGTGCTCATCGGGGAGACACGAGCGCTCAAACGGCTGCGCGACCACTTCGCCCGGGTGAGCGCGGCGTAG